ACAGTTCGATCGGAATCCGGGCACGAAAAGCGTGGGTTTTGCAAAGCCGTCCATGCCCACATTGCCTGACCTACGAATCCGCAATTCAAACTTGAGCGAGGCGCCCCGTTAGGCCATGCGATTTTGGATCACGCTGATCGTTTGCTCGCTGTTAAGCTGGCTTGGCGTCTTCGGAACTGCCATGGGCGTGGCCCAATCTATTTCGCTGACCGATGTGCAACGGAAACGATTAGCGGAAATCGTGCACGGCGATAAGGATGCCGGGGCGATGTTTGCCGCGTTCAAGCGTCAGGCAGACCAGGCATTGAACGACCAGCCTAAGCCCATCGACAAAATTCAGACAGAAGGAAAATTGCCCAAGGATCCCGTGAAATTGAAAACCGAGGAAAGCCTGGCCGACATGGGGAAGCTGGAGGCACTCGCCTTCGCCTACGCCGTAACCGCCGAGCCAAAATATGCGGACAAATCGCGCGAGTTCCTTCTAGTGTGGGCGGGAACCAACCACTCCAAAGGGGACCCGATTGACGACACGAACTTGGAACCGTTGCTGTTCAATTACGATTTAACTCGCAGCACGTTTTCCGCCGACGAGCGCCAAGCCGTGGATGCGTATTTGCGAGGCGTCGCCGCTGTGGAACTGGCCACGGCGAAAAGCAAGGACAATAATCATTTCAACAATTGGCATAGCCACCGCTTAAAAATTGTGGGCCTGATCGCCTTTTTGTTGCCCGACCAGGCGCTGATCGACACGACGGTAAGAATGTACAAAGAGCAAATCGAACACAACATTGAACCGGACGGCAGCACGTATGATTTTCACGAGCGCGACGCCCTGCATTATCATCTTTATGATCTGGCTCCCTTGCTGACGTTGGCCATCGCAGCCAAAGCCAACGGCGTCGATTTGTATTCCTATCAATCGCCTAAGGGAGGCAGCCTTGGCAAAACAATCGAGTTTCTTCTGCCTTATGCGCAAGGCACGAAAACGCACGCCGAATTTGTAAACTCAAAAGTCAGTTTCGATCGCAAACGAGCGGAAGCCGGCGCAAAAGAATACCAGTCGGGATCTGCCTTTCAGCCGCATTCCGCACTGACGGTGCTGGGATTAGCCGAGTTTTTTGACCCCAGCTTGCTGGATTTGGTGCACACGCTATCGCACGGCAATTCGCCAAAATATCCAACTTGGCAAATCGTTTTAAACGAAGTCCGGAAATAGCGGCCGATCAATAGTTACGAAGATTGCCGCCAAATAAGCTTGAATCCATCTCACACATTTTTTGACTGATAGTATTCGGTGCGTGCCAAGCCGGCGGCGCCGAGATAACCGGCGTCCGATTCTAACCGGGCAAACTCAATTTTCGTTCGATCGGCCAGCATCGCAAAGGTTCGGCGACGCACTTCTTGGCGAATTTGCTCTAAAAACCGCCTGCCCAGCTGCGACTGGATTCCGCCAAAATTCATCGCGCCCCCGAGGATGATGATTTCAGGATCGATGGTGTGCATGAT
This portion of the Pirellulales bacterium genome encodes:
- a CDS encoding alginate lyase family protein, which gives rise to MRFWITLIVCSLLSWLGVFGTAMGVAQSISLTDVQRKRLAEIVHGDKDAGAMFAAFKRQADQALNDQPKPIDKIQTEGKLPKDPVKLKTEESLADMGKLEALAFAYAVTAEPKYADKSREFLLVWAGTNHSKGDPIDDTNLEPLLFNYDLTRSTFSADERQAVDAYLRGVAAVELATAKSKDNNHFNNWHSHRLKIVGLIAFLLPDQALIDTTVRMYKEQIEHNIEPDGSTYDFHERDALHYHLYDLAPLLTLAIAAKANGVDLYSYQSPKGGSLGKTIEFLLPYAQGTKTHAEFVNSKVSFDRKRAEAGAKEYQSGSAFQPHSALTVLGLAEFFDPSLLDLVHTLSHGNSPKYPTWQIVLNEVRK